A genomic stretch from Terriglobales bacterium includes:
- a CDS encoding acetyl-CoA C-acyltransferase, with translation MREAVIVSAVRTPVGKALKGTLRATRPDDFAAVAIKGALDRVPQLDRNEIEDVILGCAMPEAEQGMNVARTASLIAGLPVEVSAMTINRFCSSGLQAIALGAERIRGGGAEVVVAGGTESMSMVPMGGNKISANPWLVANYPDAYLSMGLTAERLAKRFGISRQEADEFSLNSHKKALAAIAAGKFDEEIVPVPVSFTTPNGSKPKRIDIQFKMDEGPRADTTLDALAALKPAFHVNGITTAGNSSQMSDGAAAAVVMSAERAQALGIKPLARFVSFATAGYKPEEMGLGPVFAIPKALKLAGLKLSDIDVIELNEAFAVQALSVIKEAGLDPARINPNGGAIALGHPLGCTGAKVTATIIRELKRRNGRYGMVTMCIGGGMGAAGIFENLN, from the coding sequence ATGCGAGAAGCTGTTATTGTCAGCGCCGTCCGCACGCCGGTCGGCAAAGCACTCAAAGGAACTTTACGGGCAACGCGTCCCGACGATTTTGCAGCCGTTGCCATCAAGGGCGCCCTCGACCGGGTGCCGCAACTGGATCGCAATGAGATTGAAGACGTGATCCTGGGCTGCGCCATGCCCGAGGCCGAGCAGGGGATGAACGTCGCCCGCACTGCCTCGTTAATTGCAGGATTGCCTGTCGAGGTCTCGGCCATGACCATCAACCGCTTTTGCTCCTCCGGCCTGCAGGCGATTGCGCTGGGTGCGGAACGCATACGTGGAGGCGGAGCTGAAGTTGTTGTGGCTGGTGGGACTGAATCCATGTCCATGGTTCCGATGGGTGGGAACAAAATCAGCGCCAATCCTTGGCTGGTGGCGAACTATCCTGATGCTTATCTTTCCATGGGGCTCACGGCGGAACGTCTTGCCAAGCGCTTTGGTATCAGCCGTCAGGAAGCAGACGAATTCTCACTGAACAGCCACAAGAAAGCACTGGCGGCGATCGCAGCCGGCAAGTTTGACGAAGAAATCGTGCCCGTGCCGGTAAGCTTTACCACTCCTAATGGCAGTAAGCCAAAGCGCATTGACATCCAATTCAAAATGGATGAAGGCCCACGCGCTGATACGACTCTTGATGCTCTAGCAGCACTTAAACCGGCATTCCATGTCAACGGCATCACCACGGCGGGAAATTCTTCGCAGATGTCTGATGGCGCGGCAGCAGCAGTCGTCATGAGTGCCGAACGTGCGCAGGCTTTGGGTATCAAGCCGCTGGCACGCTTTGTTTCCTTTGCCACGGCCGGATATAAGCCCGAAGAGATGGGACTAGGCCCGGTCTTCGCCATTCCCAAGGCGCTGAAGCTGGCAGGATTGAAGCTAAGCGATATCGACGTGATCGAGCTGAATGAGGCCTTTGCTGTGCAGGCGCTGAGCGTGATCAAAGAAGCTGGGCTCGACCCGGCGCGGATCAACCCCAATGGCGGAGCCATTGCACTGGGACATCCTTTGGGGTGCACGGGGGCGAAGGTGACGGCGACGATTATCCGCGAACTGAAGCGGCGTAATGGACGTTATGGCATGGTGACCATGTGCATCGGCGGCGGCATGGGCGCAGCAGGGATTTTCGAGAATCTAAATTAA
- a CDS encoding 3-hydroxyacyl-CoA dehydrogenase/enoyl-CoA hydratase family protein, which produces MHKRIHKVAVLGAGTMGARIAAHMANAGVPCYLLDIVPPDAAGSNDRTKRNSIAAAGLEAAKKSKPAAFFDPSLVRLVTIGNFEDDIKLLAEVDWIIEAVVERLDIKRELLKKVEAVRRPGTIITTNTSGLPVGKIAEGFSEDLRHNWFGTHFFNPPRYMRLLELIPTPEADRASMEAIAHFCDVRLGKGVVYAKDTPNFIGNRIGTFSVLNVIRVMQEMDLSIEEIDSLTGASVGWPKSATFRTIDLVGLDILGHVVSNMTTNIKDERSELKLPPFFNQMLERKMLGDKTGGGFYKKKKTAEGEQRLGLDWKTLEYRERQKPKFAALDMAKNVESTAERLRMLLGGDPAKDKVAQFMWATLPDLWTYAANRVGEICDSIVEIDRSMKLGFNWELGPFELWDAAGVEQTVARMKKEGRPVSANVEKLLSSGKKSWYVDAPEAASGRAYFDLKTGDYKPVEVSEGVWSVEVAKKKPNAVVKKNAGASLIDLGDGVGCIEFHSKMNALGGDIVQLVTQTLKPGSGPGPGDNFDAFVITNDAQHFSVGANIMLLLMAVQEGEWDDIDLMIRSFQGMTQAIKFSPKPVVVASFGMTLGGGCEVGLHGALRQPHAELYMGLVEVGVGLLPGGGGCKEMTLRAVDAARSIRPDGRGESVETMEAMKRAFETIAMGKVSTSAEEARGYGFISSGDEISMNRERVLTDAKARALELVRSGYKAPVPRTDVPAPGENILATLKLGVYLMRQGEYISDHEVKIGNKVAEVLCGGSVSPGTPVSEQYLLDLEREGFKSLCGERKTQERIQFTLKTGKTLRN; this is translated from the coding sequence ATGCACAAACGGATTCATAAAGTCGCGGTTCTGGGCGCAGGTACGATGGGCGCGCGCATTGCCGCCCACATGGCGAACGCCGGTGTTCCCTGTTATCTGCTGGATATAGTTCCTCCCGATGCGGCCGGCAGCAACGACCGCACGAAACGCAACTCGATTGCGGCCGCAGGACTCGAGGCAGCGAAAAAATCGAAACCGGCGGCCTTTTTTGATCCCTCACTGGTGCGGCTGGTCACCATCGGCAATTTTGAGGACGACATCAAACTGCTGGCCGAGGTGGATTGGATCATCGAAGCCGTGGTCGAGCGTCTCGATATCAAGCGTGAGCTGCTCAAGAAGGTGGAAGCGGTGCGGCGTCCGGGGACGATCATCACCACCAACACCAGCGGCTTGCCAGTCGGCAAGATTGCCGAAGGCTTCTCGGAAGACCTGCGGCACAACTGGTTTGGCACACACTTTTTTAATCCGCCACGGTATATGCGGCTGCTGGAGCTGATCCCAACGCCCGAGGCTGATCGAGCCTCTATGGAGGCGATTGCTCACTTCTGCGATGTGCGCCTGGGCAAGGGAGTGGTCTATGCCAAGGACACGCCGAATTTTATCGGCAACCGCATCGGCACCTTTTCGGTGCTCAACGTTATACGCGTCATGCAGGAGATGGACCTCAGCATCGAAGAAATCGATTCTTTGACGGGAGCCTCGGTGGGCTGGCCCAAGTCGGCGACGTTCCGCACCATTGATCTGGTCGGACTCGACATCCTCGGTCACGTGGTCAGCAACATGACCACCAACATCAAAGACGAGCGCTCAGAACTCAAGCTGCCCCCGTTCTTCAACCAAATGCTCGAGCGCAAGATGCTGGGCGACAAGACCGGCGGCGGCTTCTATAAGAAGAAGAAAACCGCCGAAGGCGAGCAGCGACTGGGACTCGATTGGAAAACGCTGGAGTATCGCGAGCGCCAGAAGCCGAAGTTCGCGGCGCTGGATATGGCCAAGAACGTCGAATCCACCGCCGAGCGGCTGCGCATGTTGCTAGGCGGCGACCCGGCCAAAGACAAAGTAGCGCAATTCATGTGGGCTACGCTGCCCGACCTTTGGACCTACGCTGCCAACCGCGTCGGCGAGATTTGCGATTCCATCGTAGAAATTGACCGCTCGATGAAGCTGGGCTTCAACTGGGAGCTTGGTCCGTTCGAACTGTGGGACGCGGCCGGCGTAGAGCAAACCGTGGCTCGCATGAAGAAAGAAGGACGCCCGGTCTCGGCCAATGTGGAGAAGCTTTTAAGCAGCGGCAAGAAATCCTGGTATGTAGATGCGCCTGAGGCAGCTTCGGGGCGCGCTTACTTCGATCTTAAAACCGGCGACTACAAGCCGGTAGAAGTCTCCGAGGGTGTGTGGTCGGTCGAGGTTGCTAAGAAAAAACCAAATGCCGTGGTGAAGAAGAATGCAGGTGCTTCACTGATAGATCTAGGCGATGGTGTGGGCTGTATTGAGTTTCATTCGAAGATGAATGCCCTGGGCGGCGATATTGTTCAGCTTGTCACGCAGACTTTGAAACCGGGTTCGGGGCCCGGGCCCGGCGACAACTTCGACGCATTTGTCATCACCAATGACGCGCAGCACTTCTCCGTAGGCGCCAATATCATGCTGCTGCTCATGGCGGTCCAAGAGGGCGAGTGGGATGATATTGACCTCATGATCCGCAGCTTCCAAGGTATGACTCAGGCTATTAAGTTCTCTCCTAAACCGGTAGTAGTTGCGTCCTTTGGAATGACTCTAGGAGGCGGCTGCGAAGTGGGACTGCACGGGGCGCTGCGCCAGCCACATGCCGAACTGTATATGGGCTTGGTGGAAGTCGGCGTCGGCTTGCTGCCGGGCGGTGGCGGATGCAAAGAGATGACGCTGCGTGCGGTGGATGCGGCGAGATCTATCCGACCCGATGGGCGGGGCGAATCGGTGGAGACCATGGAAGCCATGAAACGCGCCTTTGAAACCATTGCCATGGGCAAGGTTTCTACCTCTGCTGAAGAAGCGCGTGGCTACGGATTTATTTCCAGCGGCGATGAGATCTCTATGAACCGCGAACGCGTACTGACTGACGCCAAAGCACGGGCGCTGGAACTGGTACGCAGCGGCTACAAGGCGCCGGTTCCGCGCACGGATGTTCCTGCTCCGGGTGAAAATATTCTGGCTACACTTAAACTCGGGGTTTACCTGATGCGCCAGGGCGAATACATCAGCGATCATGAGGTAAAGATTGGCAACAAAGTCGCAGAGGTGCTGTGCGGCGGCAGCGTATCGCCGGGGACTCCGGTGAGCGAGCAGTATCTGCTCGACCTGGAGCGTGAAGGCTTCAAGTCGCTCTGCGGCGAGCGCAAGACGCAGGAGCGGATTCAGTTCACGCTGAAGACGGGAAAGACATTGAGGAATTGA
- a CDS encoding VIT1/CCC1 transporter family protein, whose translation MPAQEQVMETPHHVERHFTGGEKVRDVVIGMSDGLTVPFALAAGLTGAVAASGLVVVAGLAEIAAGSIAMGLGGYLAARSDAEHYTSERIREQTEVREKPTVEADEITEIFEAYGVKPEESATLVEALKQHPEAWVDFMMRFELGLEKPEPKRALQSAVTIAGSYIVGGLIPLAPYMFIRDTHTALPFSVGVTLVALAAFGYIKGRFTGAHALRSALETVIIGSVAAAAAFGLARLISP comes from the coding sequence ATGCCAGCACAGGAGCAGGTCATGGAAACGCCGCATCATGTTGAGCGCCACTTTACCGGCGGAGAAAAGGTCCGCGACGTTGTGATTGGGATGTCCGATGGATTGACTGTACCCTTTGCGCTGGCCGCGGGATTGACCGGCGCAGTTGCGGCCAGCGGTTTGGTGGTGGTGGCCGGCCTCGCGGAAATTGCCGCTGGCTCCATCGCCATGGGATTGGGCGGATATCTGGCGGCACGCAGCGACGCCGAACACTATACCAGTGAACGAATTCGCGAACAGACCGAGGTCAGAGAGAAGCCCACGGTCGAAGCCGATGAGATTACCGAAATTTTTGAGGCCTACGGGGTTAAGCCCGAAGAAAGCGCAACGCTGGTGGAAGCATTAAAGCAGCATCCCGAGGCATGGGTTGATTTCATGATGCGCTTCGAATTGGGTCTGGAGAAACCAGAACCCAAACGTGCGCTGCAAAGCGCGGTAACCATCGCGGGTTCGTATATCGTGGGAGGATTGATTCCGCTGGCGCCATATATGTTTATCCGCGATACCCATACCGCACTGCCCTTTTCCGTAGGAGTTACGCTGGTGGCGCTGGCAGCCTTCGGCTACATCAAGGGACGCTTTACTGGCGCACATGCCCTCCGCAGCGCTCTGGAGACGGTGATCATCGGTAGTGTGGCGGCAGCAGCGGCGTTTGGATTGGCAAGGCTGATTTCGCCATAG
- a CDS encoding nuclear transport factor 2 family protein, whose protein sequence is MTSEELKELEEKLIAKERSIFAAQKRRDFVAVEAALAQGFREISGSGLFFSKAQVLDRLKFVHLLDYWLECFRLLPIDPTCVILTYIVTVERRYKGQQYFNRSHRSSIWIERNGSWRVIFHQATPLQEDETAATEVEPSDAALTEDIPFRENT, encoded by the coding sequence ATGACCAGCGAAGAACTCAAAGAGCTGGAAGAAAAGCTCATCGCCAAAGAACGGAGCATTTTCGCTGCTCAGAAGCGCCGCGATTTCGTTGCCGTTGAAGCTGCGCTGGCCCAGGGCTTCCGTGAAATCAGCGGTAGTGGCCTTTTTTTTTCGAAGGCCCAGGTGCTCGATAGACTCAAATTTGTGCATCTGCTGGATTACTGGCTCGAGTGCTTCCGGCTGCTGCCCATTGACCCAACATGCGTGATCCTCACCTACATCGTCACGGTAGAGCGCCGCTATAAGGGGCAACAATACTTCAATCGCAGCCACCGGAGTTCAATCTGGATTGAGCGCAACGGCTCATGGCGCGTAATTTTTCATCAGGCCACTCCGTTGCAGGAAGATGAGACCGCCGCAACTGAAGTTGAGCCATCTGACGCCGCCCTAACTGAAGATATCCCATTTCGGGAAAACACTTAA
- a CDS encoding nuclear transport factor 2 family protein, with amino-acid sequence MISKELEEKLIANERSILAALKRRDPSAVATALADGFYEIGKGGKSYSKAEIMNALKDPAAITDYSLEQFRLLRVSASCMIVTYIATVRRRLQGKEEVTRAYRSSTWIEQAGSWRMIFHQGTPITRDSIL; translated from the coding sequence ATGATCAGCAAAGAACTTGAAGAGAAACTTATCGCCAACGAGAGAAGCATTCTCGCCGCCCTGAAGCGGCGCGACCCTTCTGCTGTCGCTACCGCGCTGGCCGATGGATTCTATGAGATCGGCAAAGGCGGGAAATCCTATTCGAAAGCGGAAATCATGAATGCCCTCAAAGATCCGGCGGCGATCACTGACTACTCGCTCGAACAATTCAGACTGCTGCGGGTCAGCGCAAGCTGCATGATCGTCACCTATATTGCCACCGTACGGCGCCGCCTCCAGGGGAAGGAAGAGGTCACTCGGGCTTACCGGAGCTCAACCTGGATTGAGCAGGCCGGCTCATGGCGCATGATCTTTCACCAGGGCACCCCCATCACCAGAGACTCAATATTATGA
- a CDS encoding GNAT family N-acetyltransferase, producing the protein MIAAIKDSISPVRIRAATAADMPAMIPVVNAAFAIETFLDGTGTDEERMAEMMRKGEFLVAEIIAEEIADGVAKAGAAVKGARRIVAAVYTELRGERGYFGMLSVDPSRQGTGLGRVMVEAAEDYCRKHGCKYVDIVVLSLRPDLPPFYRKLGYIQTGTEAVRTSRPLKDGVECHGITMSKVL; encoded by the coding sequence ATGATTGCTGCTATTAAAGATTCGATTTCTCCTGTTCGCATCCGTGCAGCAACCGCTGCCGATATGCCTGCCATGATCCCGGTGGTTAATGCCGCCTTCGCCATTGAGACCTTTCTCGACGGCACGGGCACCGATGAGGAGCGCATGGCGGAGATGATGCGCAAGGGCGAGTTCCTGGTTGCGGAAATTATTGCCGAAGAAATTGCGGACGGCGTTGCAAAAGCGGGGGCCGCTGTCAAGGGCGCGCGCCGCATTGTCGCGGCGGTCTATACGGAGTTGCGCGGCGAGCGCGGATATTTCGGCATGTTGTCGGTTGATCCTTCGCGGCAGGGCACGGGCCTGGGACGCGTGATGGTCGAGGCCGCCGAAGATTATTGCCGTAAGCACGGCTGTAAATACGTGGATATTGTTGTCCTCAGCTTGCGACCGGATTTGCCGCCGTTTTATCGCAAGCTGGGGTATATCCAAACCGGCACAGAAGCAGTTCGAACCTCGCGTCCTTTAAAAGACGGCGTGGAGTGTCACGGCATCACCATGTCGAAGGTACTGTGA
- a CDS encoding MFS transporter yields MPDEHPSSVPESLPGDAFPGTQVEGTQRSIDTALAEGALQGMASQQAIAPEIPSTTIQMPRMLQAVRHRDFFLFWVGNFLSNVGTWMQNVAQGWLVLDLADQMKQHEVLGRFQTNGAFWLGLVGFATSAPMLVFALIGGVIADRVNRRNMMLRTQTAMMVCAFIMAILAFTHEINIPEIILLAFANGLAASLNSPSQQALVPRLVPKEDLANAIALNSAQFNLSRLIGPTIGGLVMAWLGVPANFLLNGISFLAVIFVLTKIHYPDPQTSDNSASLWQNLADGFRYVFLRKEMSALLSLVAIASIFGVPFITFIPFFARDILHAGERGLGFLMAFSGVGAFLGSITIAWLGRANLRGSFVVRAATLFFVAVIGFTLSRKFFLSGVLLIFAGYAMILMVATVNTLLQHLSSEAMRGRVMSFYATAFLGLAPVGSLIAGSLAGVITAPYAIAAMCSLALVATWVLYFTRPELRSVSTFTK; encoded by the coding sequence TTGCCTGACGAACATCCATCTTCTGTTCCTGAATCTTTACCGGGTGACGCCTTTCCGGGCACACAGGTTGAAGGCACGCAGCGCTCTATCGACACCGCGCTTGCCGAAGGTGCATTACAAGGGATGGCCAGCCAGCAAGCCATTGCTCCCGAGATTCCTTCCACCACGATCCAGATGCCGCGCATGTTGCAGGCGGTGCGTCATCGCGACTTCTTCTTGTTCTGGGTGGGGAACTTTCTCTCCAACGTAGGCACCTGGATGCAGAATGTAGCGCAAGGCTGGCTGGTGTTGGACCTTGCCGACCAGATGAAGCAGCACGAAGTCCTCGGACGCTTTCAGACCAACGGCGCCTTCTGGCTGGGGCTGGTGGGCTTTGCCACCTCCGCTCCCATGCTGGTCTTCGCGCTGATTGGCGGCGTCATTGCGGACCGTGTCAACCGGCGCAATATGATGCTGCGCACGCAAACCGCCATGATGGTCTGTGCTTTCATCATGGCAATTCTGGCCTTTACCCACGAGATTAATATTCCTGAGATCATCCTGCTGGCTTTTGCTAACGGCCTCGCCGCATCGCTGAACTCGCCCAGCCAACAGGCGCTGGTGCCGCGGCTGGTCCCGAAAGAAGATCTGGCCAACGCGATTGCGCTCAACTCCGCCCAGTTCAACCTTTCACGTCTCATCGGGCCCACCATCGGTGGCCTGGTGATGGCTTGGTTGGGCGTGCCGGCAAATTTTCTGCTCAACGGCATCAGCTTTCTGGCGGTGATTTTTGTTTTAACCAAGATCCACTACCCCGATCCGCAGACCAGCGACAACAGCGCCAGTCTCTGGCAGAACCTTGCCGATGGCTTTCGCTACGTTTTCTTGCGCAAGGAGATGTCCGCCCTGCTCAGCCTGGTTGCCATTGCTAGTATTTTCGGGGTTCCGTTCATCACTTTCATTCCATTTTTCGCGCGCGACATTCTCCATGCCGGCGAACGCGGGCTGGGGTTTCTGATGGCCTTCTCCGGTGTCGGCGCGTTCCTGGGGTCCATCACTATCGCCTGGCTGGGACGTGCCAATCTACGTGGAAGCTTCGTGGTCCGTGCAGCCACACTTTTCTTCGTGGCCGTCATTGGTTTCACATTGTCCAGAAAATTTTTCTTGTCCGGCGTGCTGTTGATCTTCGCAGGCTACGCGATGATTCTGATGGTGGCCACGGTGAACACTCTCTTGCAGCATCTTTCATCGGAGGCCATGCGTGGACGCGTGATGAGCTTTTACGCTACTGCCTTTCTCGGTCTTGCTCCTGTAGGCAGCCTCATTGCGGGCTCGCTCGCTGGAGTGATCACCGCGCCTTATGCCATTGCGGCCATGTGTTCGCTTGCACTGGTGGCTACGTGGGTGCTTTACTTTACGCGTCCTGAATTGCGAAGCGTGAGCACTTTTACGAAGTAG
- a CDS encoding aldo/keto reductase, with protein MKRREFIVRAAQGLGAAWLASKGVLDAIAAASLPGKFNASDTVVLGKTGIKTSRLAMGTGTVGFGHHSNQTALGIDGLSKLLLHGYDQGLRFFDSADAYGSHPHVAEALKHVPRDKVTVLTKTWARDAAGARADLVRFRRELGTDYIDVCLMHCLTEGDWTERYRGVMDVLSEAKQKGTIRAHGCSCHSIEALRAAAKSPWVEVDLARINPIGAHMDADPQTVVGVLREMKVAGKGVIGMKILGQGALRERQDEALKYALSLDVLDAFTIGAESKTEQDDLVRRIAAAA; from the coding sequence ATGAAACGCAGGGAATTCATAGTACGCGCGGCCCAAGGCCTGGGGGCTGCATGGTTGGCATCGAAAGGCGTACTGGATGCCATTGCAGCAGCCAGTTTGCCCGGCAAGTTCAACGCCTCTGACACCGTGGTGCTGGGGAAGACCGGCATTAAGACCAGCAGACTTGCCATGGGAACCGGTACAGTCGGGTTCGGTCACCATTCCAATCAGACCGCGCTGGGCATTGACGGACTCTCTAAGCTTCTTCTCCATGGCTATGACCAGGGACTGCGGTTCTTCGATTCAGCCGATGCCTACGGCAGCCATCCGCATGTGGCCGAGGCGCTGAAGCATGTGCCTCGCGACAAAGTTACTGTCCTCACCAAAACCTGGGCACGCGACGCGGCCGGGGCGCGCGCTGACCTGGTGCGCTTCCGCCGAGAACTGGGCACCGACTACATTGACGTGTGCCTGATGCACTGCCTGACCGAAGGAGATTGGACCGAGCGATATCGGGGCGTCATGGATGTTCTCTCGGAAGCCAAGCAGAAGGGGACAATCCGCGCGCACGGGTGTTCGTGTCACAGCATCGAGGCGTTGCGGGCGGCAGCTAAATCGCCCTGGGTGGAAGTTGATCTGGCGCGCATCAATCCGATTGGAGCGCACATGGACGCCGACCCTCAGACCGTTGTAGGCGTGCTGCGCGAGATGAAAGTCGCCGGCAAGGGAGTGATCGGAATGAAGATCCTCGGGCAGGGCGCCCTGCGAGAGCGTCAGGATGAAGCTCTGAAGTATGCTCTATCGCTCGACGTGCTGGATGCATTTACCATCGGCGCCGAGAGCAAGACCGAACAGGATGACCTCGTGCGGCGCATTGCCGCAGCGGCCTAG